The following coding sequences lie in one Gouania willdenowi chromosome 5, fGouWil2.1, whole genome shotgun sequence genomic window:
- the kaznb gene encoding kazrin isoform X3 — protein MRSEKEEGKAVLLREELVQLQEEVHLLRQMKDMLSKGLEETQGGCSANQLSATELHTQLGDKEQELSRAKEALQAMKADRKRLKVEKADLVSQMQQLYATLESREEQLREFIRNYDQHRKESEDAVKALAKEKDMLEREKWDLRRQTKESTEQANTLRSQMDMKENRIKELEAELTMAKQSLATLTKDVPKRHSVSMPTEPVVNGSQEWVMQADLPLTAAIRQSQQTLYHGHPTDKQAVVRISPCHSRQPSVISDASAADGDRSSTPSDINSPRHRTHSLCNSMEDLEDQKRKKKKEKMTLGSLSRVFARGKQRKSLDPGLFDGTATPDYYIEEDADW, from the exons ATGAGGTCCGAGAAGGAGGAGGGGAAGGCGG TGTTGTTGCGTGAAGAATTGGTCCAGCTTCAGGAGGAGGTCCACCTGCTGAGGCAAATGAAGGACATGCTGAGTAAAGGCCTAGAGGAGACACAGGGAGGCTGTTCTGCAAACCAGCTCTCTGCCACCGAGCTCCACACGCAACTGGGAGACAAGGAGCAAGAGCTGAGCCGCGCCAAGGAGGCCTTACAAG cCATGAAAGCCGACCGTAAGCGTCTAAAGGTGGAGAAAGCAGACTTGGTAAGTCAGATGCAGCAGCTGTACGCAACACTGGAGAGCCGAGAGGAGCAGCTGCGAGAGTTTATACGCAACTACGACCAGCACCGAAAG GAGAGCGAGGACGCAGTGAAAGCTTTAGCGAAAGAGAAGGACATGTTGGAGAGAGAGAAGTGGGACCTGAGGAGGCAAACCAAAGAGTCCACAGAGCAAGCTAACACCCTGCGCTCTCAGATGGACATGAAGGAGAACAGGATCAAAGAACTGGAGGCTGAGCTCACCATG GCTAAGCAGTCATTAGCCACTTTGACTAAAGACGTACCCAAACGACACTCAGTGTCCATGCCCACGGAGCCTGTGGTGAACGGCAGTCAGGAGTGGGTGATGCAGGCCGACCTCCCGCTGACGGCCGCCATCAGGCAGAGCCAGCAGACCCTGTACCACGGGCACCCCACCGACAAACAGG CTGTGGTCAGGATCAGCCCCTGCCACTCCCGCCAGCCGTCGGTGATCTCTGACGCCTCTGCGGCTGACGGGGATCGCTCGTCCACCCCGAGTGACATCAACTCACCTCGTCACCGAACGCATTCCCTCTGCAAT TCCATGGAGGACTTGGAGGACCAGAAGcgtaagaagaagaaggagaagatgaCTCTCGGATCCTTATCGCGGGTTTTTGCTCGAGGCAAACAGCGCAAGTCACTGGACCCTGGCTTGTTTGATGGTACAGCCACCCCTGATTATTACATAGAGGAGGATGCCGACTGGTGA